The Nocardioides marmorisolisilvae genomic interval TGCCCTCGTCCTCGGCGTACATCTCGGAGTCGATGTCCTCGTGCCTGCCCTCGTCGGGTGCCATCAGCCGGCCCGCGCGGCGGTCGCCCACCTCGTTGTCGTCCAGGTCCTCGGCACCCTCGTCGGGCTGCTGGTCCCAGACCTCGGGCTCCTCGTCGGCGAGCCGCTCATCGAGGGTCTCGGGCCCGTCGCTGATCCTGGGCTCCCGGTCCGGCGGCGAGTACCCCTCGTCGAGGACATCCTCGACGCCGCGGTCATC includes:
- a CDS encoding DUF5709 domain-containing protein, whose product is MSSDQLQPEDTLDDRGVEDVLDEGYSPPDREPRISDGPETLDERLADEEPEVWDQQPDEGAEDLDDNEVGDRRAGRLMAPDEGRHEDIDSEMYAEDEGIDGAGASAEEAAVHVIDEES